In Quercus lobata isolate SW786 chromosome 12, ValleyOak3.0 Primary Assembly, whole genome shotgun sequence, a genomic segment contains:
- the LOC115971510 gene encoding uncharacterized protein LOC115971510 gives MGNRRFAQISTSDEDEEAPRRPSEESPPRRKRLKRIKLPEDEVEPKQEPPQQTRSKNNKSNKKEKEKEPSQSSSEEEPPQEDAKAIGDSIRLSGKGRGRRSHYEAFEFDGNRYDLEDPVLLVPEEKEQKPYVAIIKDIAQTKDGSIMVTGQWFYRPEEAERKGGGNWQSRDTRELFYSFHRDEVPAESVMHKCVVHFVPIHKQLPSRKQHPGFIVQKVYDTVERKLWKLTDKDYEDNKQHEIDLLVQKTMSRLGDLPDIETDDAAAAAVAGAGAGAGAGAGAGAGAGAGAGAAAAAAPAPVDQEDQLKAKRSLRRKNISPLDVSRDEEATRPDQHLRAETPGSGPTTGSVHYSILANFKALIGDNYRDRWLERLLIGIQYMCNSVDSMHGDDKEKGCRDGISQLNENKCQETANGTQVKSAKSGKSFRWPDAAVPAVAALEKAAHETLSSDFQKYNQKLRQLVFNLKNNEVLARRLLNGDLEPSKILNMSPSELKEGLTAEETATKEPDESERMQMTDARCSRCSEFKVGVRDIIQAGHGDRYQLECIACGHSWYASRDEASMLTIDAPNTSKAVGTAPWATAKFEDVEKKLVSPREPDKAAIDVFKKTSEAYMPVLDAQKSFGRPKKEEKSESARNAE, from the exons ATGGGAAACCGGAGGTTCGCGCAGATCTCGACGAGCGACGAGGACGAAGAGGCGCCGCGGAGGCCATCGGAGGAGAGCCCGCCGAGGCGGAAGAGGCTCAAGCGTATCAAGCTTCCCGAAGATGAAGTCGAGCCCAAACAGGAACCACCACAACAAACTAGGAGTAAGAACAACAAGAGTAacaagaaggagaaggagaaggaacCTTCACAGAGCAGTAGCGAGGAAGAGCCACCGCAAGAGGATGCGAAGGCGATCGGCGATTCCATTAGGCTTTCCGGGAAAGGAAGAGGGAGGAGGAGCCACTACGAGGCGTTTGAATTCGACGGCAACAGATACGACCTG GAAGATCCTGTACTTCTAGTTCCTGAGGAAAAGGAACAGAAGCCGTACGTGGCAATTATTAAG GATATTGCTCAGACCAAAGATGGGAGCATTATGGTGACTGGGCAGTGGTTTTATCGCCCTGAAGAGGCAGAGAGAAAAGGGGGTGGAAACTGGCAATCACGTGATACGAGAGAGTTGTTTTACAGTTTTCACCGCGATGAGGTCCCAGCCGAATCTGTAATGCACAAGTGTGTGGTACATTTTGTTCCCATACACAAGCAGCTTCCAAGTCGTAAACAGCATCCTGGTTTTATTGTGCAAAAAGTATACGACACTGTTGAACGAAAACTGTGGAAGCTAACTGATAAAGACTATGAAGATAATAAACAGCACGAGATCGATCTTCTTGTTCAGAAAACTATGTCACGCTTGGGGGATCTTCCTGACATTGAAACTGAtgatgctgctgctgctgctgttgctgGCGCTGGTGCTGGTGCTGGTGCTGGTGCTGGGGCTGGCGCTGGTGCTGGTGCTGGTGCTGGTGCTGCCGCTGCCGCTGCCCCTGCCCCTGTTGATCAGGAAGATCAGCTAAAGGCTAAACGATCCTTGAGGAGAAAGAACATTTCACCTCTTGATGTTTCAAGGGATGAAGAAGCAACAAGGCCTGATCAACATCTAAGAGCTGAAACTCCTGGAAGCGGTCCAACTACTGGCTCAGTACATTACTCTATTTTAGCCAATTTCAAGGCATTGATTGGAGATAACTATCGTGATAGATGGCTGGAGAGGCTTCTTATAGGAATTCAATACATGTGCAATTCTGTTGACAGCATGCATGGAGATGACAAAGAAAAAGGTTGTCGTGATGGCATTAGCCAACTAAATGAGAATAAGTGTCAAGAAACTGCCAATGGAACTCAAGTCAAGAGTGCAAAG AGTGGCAAGTCTTTTCGTTGGCCGGATGCTGCTGTTCCGGCTGTAGCTGCTCTTGAGAAGGCTGCACATGAAACTCTTTCCTCAGATTTTCAAAAGTATAATCAAAAGTTGCGACAGCTGGTCTTTAATCTCAAG AACAATGAGGTACTGGCTCGACGTCTACTAAATGGAGATCTGGAACCTTCAAAAATATTGAACATGTCACCAAGTGAGTTAAAG gAGGGTTTAACAGCTGAGGAAACAGCAACAAAGGAGCCTGATGAGTCAGAACGCATGCAG ATGACTGATGCTCGTTGCTCGAGATGCAGTGAATTTAAGGTTGGTGTAAGAGACATCATCCAAGCAGGACATGGAGACCGCTATCAg TTGGAGTGCATTGCATGCGGTCATTCCTGGTATGCTTCTAGGGATGAGGCATCCATGCTGACAATAGATGCACCAAATACCTCCAAAGCCGTTGGCACAGCACCATGGGCCACTGCCAAATTTGAAGATGTAGAGAAGAAGCTAGTGAGTCCCCGAGAACCTGACAAGGCAGCCATTGATGTTTTCAAGAAAACGAGTGAAGCATACATGCCTGTCCTGGATGCCCAGAAATCATTTGGCAGGcccaaaaaggaagaaaaatctgAATCTGCTAGAAATGCTGAGTGA
- the LOC115972321 gene encoding uncharacterized protein LOC115972321 produces the protein MGLRMELDFDKSCKVGLSPNTVLPPPRHCSNIEKRKAKGKSTRKDDLLGLKDDFIEINFGRSRSSSCKSIPSRPAGLEGNDELKRGSMYQNSKEVREMKRTGNFEGRRKIEMSRSSDATLAFRIVDSFCNSDEDGLQKRSPMISLDSTFSPTSVSKPYVEPCSSNGFDEYCLNLNDRDKLADTMGKDSVGLKFVSGESVSPLNDGNDLERETVRMFHKSLSAKAEMLHSPSPSESDCSSRASSKSRFSPIRKMFDPFKKSKSLRSPLGYVAEPGGGLKTSGTTNMSRNKTSRKSLLHDFSNTAKASELDPQFVERENHHSAVARSPVHLHGNLKLEYKHGVPFFEFSTKCPEDVFVAKTWKTDNDFNWVYTFHSIDGRKKSNVSRWGWNSSDKDSSMVGQIQVSCYLCSELKDGGVLDNSVVTEFILYDIAHARQSISAQENEKTADDVKGLKGANQGLVKEPFEDNRSHPFKHKLQQRQASEKGDFNSSDFYPWASAQLNPGLEIAAIVMQVPYENRESLTYKSGDKIINELIPNLLNHSMSELSKKDFHDKRSPEKVKVLIPTGNHGLPSAESRGPSSLLDRWRLGGGCDCGGWDMACPLTVLGNTQIQCAEDQPLLENQQHLELFVQGAKESTPALTMMAVQEGEYAVDFHAQLSTLQAFSICVAILHGTEASVDAGKERSKQLSQSNSLKVLINDEVKFLVDAVTREEKRKDSKMVKEIPPSYVLNPPFSPIARV, from the exons ATGGGACTGCGGATGGAGTTGGACTTTGATAAAAGTTGCAAAGTGGGTCTGAGTCCTAACACTGTTCTTCCACCTCCTCGACATTGCTCAAATATTGAAAAGAGGAAGGCAAAAGGGAAATCCACCCGTAAAGATGATTTGTTGGGCCTAAAGGACGACTTCATAGAGATTAACTTTGGTCGCTCTCGCAGTTCTTCTTGTAAAAGCATTCCATCTAGACCTGCTGGACTGGAAGGCAACGACGAGCTAAAGCGAGGTTCCATGTATCAAAATTCCAAAGAGGTAAGGGAAATGAAGAGAACGGGAAATTTTGAGGGAAGgagaaaaattgaaatgtcCCGTAGTAGTGACGCCACTTTGGCTTTCAGGATTGTTGACTCATTCTGTAATTCAGATGAGGACGGCCTGCAGAAGAGGTCTCCAATGATATCTTTGGATTCAACCTTTAGTCCAACATCTGTGAGTAAGCCGTATGTAGAACCATGCTCATCAAATGGTTTTGATGAATATTGTCTCAATTTGAATGACAGGGATAAACTTGCTGATACTATGGGGAAAGATTCAGTGGGTCTAAAGTTTGTAAGTGGTGAATCTGTTAGTCCTTTAAATGATGGTAATGACCTTGAAAGAGAAACTGTTCGCATGTTTCACAAGTCACTCTCTGCTAAGGCGGAAATGCTCCATTCACCTTCACCATCAGAAAGTGATTGCTCCTCAAGAGCCAGCTCTAAGTCCAGATTCAGTCCTATCAGAAAGATGTTTGATCCATTCAAGAAGTCCAAATCTTTGCGAAGTCCTTTAGGATATGTGGCAGAACCTGGTGGGGGGCTCAAAACATCTGGGACAACAAACATGAGCAGGAACAAAACATCCAGGAAATCTTTGCTGCATGATTTCTCTAATACAGCAAAGGCATCAGAACTTGATCCTCAATTTGTTGAGAGGGAGAACCATCATTCAGCTGTTGCACGTTCACCAGTTCACCTACATGGCAATCTCAAGTTAGAATACAAACATGGGGTGCCATTTTTCGAGTTCTCAACGAAGTGCCCAGAAGATGTCTTCGTGGCCAAGACATGGAAGACGGATAATGATTTTAATTGGGTATATACGTTTCACTCCATTGATGGTAGAAAGAAGAGCAATGTCAGTAGATGGGGATGGAATAGTAGTGACAAAGATTCCTCTATGGTGGGACAGATTCAAGTTTCCTGTTATTTATGTTCAGAACTAAAAGATGGTGGGGTTTTGGACAATTCTGTTGTGACAGAGTTTATATTGTACGATATTGCACATGCAAGACAAAGCATTTCGGcccaagaaaatgaaaaaactgcTGATGATGTTAAAGGTCTCAAAGGAGCTAATCAAGGATTAGTTAAGGAGCCTTTTGAAGATAATAGGTCTCATCCATTCAAGCATAAACTTCAACAAAGACAAGCCTCTGAGAAAGGTGATTTTAATTCTTCAGATTTTTACCCCTGGGCATCTGCACAATTGAATCCAGGCCTTGAAATCGCGGCCATTGTTATGCAAGTCCCATATGAGAATAGAGAGAGCTTAACATACAAGTCAGGGGATAAGATTATCAATGAACTGATCCCAAACCTACTTAATCATTCTATGAGTGAGCTGAGTAAAAAGGACTTTCATGATAAAAGAAGTCCGGAAAAGGTAAAGGTGTTAATTCCAACTGGAAACCATGGTTTGCCAAGTGCTGAAAGTCGGGGTCCTTCATCATTATTAGATAGATGGAGATTAGGTGGAGGATGTGACTGTGGTGGCTGGGACATGGCCTGTCCCCTCACTGTTTTAGGGAATACCCAAATTCAATGTGCTGAAGATCAACCACTTCTGGAGAATCAGCAGCATTTGGAGCTTTTTGTTCAG GGAGCAAAAGAGAGTACACCGGCATTGACCATGATGGCTGTTCAGGAGGGGGAGTATGCAGTTGATTTTCATGCACAGTTATCCACATTACAAGCATTCTCCATATGTGTGGCTATCTTGCATGGGACAGAAGCTTCTGTTGATGCTGGGAAGGAGAGAAGCAAACAGTTATCACAAAGCAATTCACTGAAAGTGCTTATCAATGATGAAGTGAAATTTTTAGTTGATGCAGTgacaagagaggagaagagaaaagaCTCTAAGATGGTAAAAGAAATCCCACCATCCTATGTGCTCAATCCACCCTTTTCTCCAATTGCTCGAGTATAA